The following is a genomic window from Parvularculales bacterium.
AAGAACCACGCCGGTTATCCGAATCAATAAAGACATCATCAGGGCGTCTTAAATCCGGAAATTTAGTAAAGAAATTTCTTATATTGCTCTTCCGTTTCCGCCTGTGGCTCAGGCTCACCGGTAAACCCGATCTGATCCTTCATCATCTGCCCCATGCTGGGGAGTTTATCGCGATCTATTTTGTGAGCATCCCCCCACAACTGCGACCGCATCAGCGCTTTGGCGCAATGGATATAGGCTTCGACAACTTCAATGCAGACTACCGTTCTGGGCAATTTGCCTTTTGTAATAAATCTTTCCCGCAATTCTTTTTCTACCGAGATTGTAGCCTTACCATTAATCCGGAGTGTTTCATTGACACCAGGGATTAAAAACAACAATCCTACGCCCGAGTTTTTCAAAATATTCTCAAAACTATCCAGCCTGTTATTTCCGGGCCAGTCCGGCAGTAATAGTAGCCGGTCACTTTCCACAGCAACAAAGCCAGGGGTACCACCGCGAGGTGTAGAGT
Proteins encoded in this region:
- a CDS encoding pyridoxamine 5'-phosphate oxidase family protein → MNTIKSVEELRALYPPLVEGADLKQLSKLDGHMRKFISMSPFMVMATYGEDELCDSTPRGGTPGFVAVESDRLLLLPDWPGNNRLDSFENILKNSGVGLLFLIPGVNETLRINGKATISVEKELRERFITKGKLPRTVVCIEVVEAYIHCAKALMRSQLWGDAHKIDRDKLPSMGQMMKDQIGFTGEPEPQAETEEQYKKFLY